One window from the genome of Amycolatopsis sp. NBC_01480 encodes:
- a CDS encoding cobalamin biosynthesis protein, protein MPLRQAVTAAGLITGFAADTLFGDPRRGHPVALFGTAAAAVERRLWADSKPRGAAYTALCAGAVTGLGLAAQAATRRRPFARFTLTAVSTWIVLGGRGLAAEGQEMARLLEDGDVPAARQRLSHLCARDATELDSAELTRAATESIAENTSDAVVAPLLWGAVAGIPGLLGYRALNTLDAMVGYRSPRHRNFGWASARADDVVNLLPSRVGAALTAACAPLAGGRTRASWTAWRRDGSLHPSPNAGQVEAAFAGALDLRLGGTNSYGGEIERRGTLGDGRAPEPADLRRAVRLSRAVGVAALAVAAVVAR, encoded by the coding sequence GTGCCACTCCGACAAGCTGTCACCGCGGCCGGGCTGATCACCGGATTTGCCGCCGACACGCTGTTCGGCGATCCGCGCCGCGGGCACCCGGTCGCGCTGTTCGGGACGGCCGCGGCCGCCGTCGAACGCCGGCTGTGGGCCGACTCGAAGCCGCGCGGAGCGGCGTACACGGCCCTCTGCGCGGGCGCCGTGACGGGGCTCGGGCTGGCTGCGCAGGCGGCGACGCGGCGACGCCCATTCGCCCGCTTCACGCTGACGGCCGTCTCGACCTGGATAGTGCTCGGCGGCCGTGGCCTCGCCGCCGAAGGCCAGGAGATGGCTCGGCTGCTCGAAGACGGCGACGTGCCCGCGGCGCGACAGCGCCTTTCGCACCTCTGCGCGCGCGACGCGACGGAGTTGGACAGCGCGGAGCTGACGCGGGCGGCCACGGAGTCGATCGCCGAGAACACTTCGGACGCGGTGGTCGCGCCGCTGCTGTGGGGCGCCGTCGCGGGGATTCCCGGGCTGCTCGGCTACCGCGCGCTCAACACGCTGGACGCCATGGTCGGCTACCGCTCGCCGCGGCACCGCAACTTCGGCTGGGCGTCCGCACGGGCCGACGACGTTGTCAACCTGCTGCCGTCGCGCGTCGGGGCAGCGCTGACGGCGGCCTGCGCGCCGCTCGCGGGTGGCCGGACGCGGGCGTCGTGGACGGCGTGGCGCCGCGACGGCTCGCTGCATCCGAGCCCGAACGCCGGACAGGTCGAGGCGGCCTTCGCCGGAGCGCTCGACCTGCGGCTCGGTGGCACGAACAGCTACGGCGGAGAGATCGAACGGCGCGGCACGCTGGGTGACGGCCGAGCGCCCGAACCCGCCGACCTGCGTCGCGCGGTGCGGCTCTCGCGCGCGGTCGGGGTCGCGGCCCTCGCCGTCGCCGCGGTGGTGGCGCGATGA
- a CDS encoding adenosylcobinamide-GDP ribazoletransferase has protein sequence MTLGRFGDAVRLAVGTLTTVPVPAPRVIDPRVAGTAMVLGPLAAVPLAVVAGVIVAVGDALGLPALAVAALALGAVALGSRGLHLDGLADTADGLGASYDRTKALDVMRRGDSGPTGVATLMFTLLVQVGAMTGAIAAGHGVVAVVIAVLVGRCTLSMSCARGVPSARPEGLGATVAGSVPVLVAVVTGVVAAALAGLAPGLNWWRGPVAVALGYAAAAVLLARCVRRLGGMTGDVLGAGVEVAVAGALLALAV, from the coding sequence GTGACGCTCGGCCGCTTCGGCGACGCGGTCCGTCTTGCGGTCGGCACCCTCACGACCGTGCCCGTGCCGGCCCCGCGAGTCATCGACCCGCGAGTGGCCGGGACCGCGATGGTCTTGGGCCCGCTCGCCGCGGTCCCGCTCGCGGTGGTGGCTGGCGTGATCGTGGCGGTCGGCGACGCTCTCGGACTGCCCGCTCTGGCCGTGGCGGCACTCGCTCTCGGCGCCGTGGCACTGGGCAGCCGAGGCCTGCACCTCGACGGCCTGGCCGACACCGCCGACGGCCTCGGCGCCTCGTACGACCGCACGAAAGCCCTCGACGTCATGCGCCGCGGCGACTCCGGCCCCACGGGTGTCGCGACGCTGATGTTCACATTGCTGGTCCAGGTCGGCGCGATGACCGGCGCCATCGCGGCTGGGCATGGTGTCGTGGCGGTGGTGATCGCGGTGCTGGTGGGACGGTGCACGCTGTCGATGTCCTGCGCGCGAGGGGTCCCTTCGGCCCGGCCGGAGGGCTTGGGGGCGACGGTCGCGGGCTCGGTGCCGGTACTGGTGGCCGTCGTGACTGGAGTGGTCGCGGCGGCGCTCGCCGGCTTGGCCCCGGGCCTGAATTGGTGGCGTGGCCCGGTAGCCGTCGCCCTGGGTTACGCCGCCGCGGCGGTCCTGCTCGCCCGCTGCGTCCGCCGCCTGGGCGGGATGACGGGTGACGTGCTGGGCGCAGGCGTGGAAGTCGCGGTGGCCGGGGCGTTGCTGGCGCTGGCCGTCTGA
- a CDS encoding vWA domain-containing protein, with protein sequence MSEFAQDERHPVFPVFLVIDVSYSMAGEPIDAVNAALPDLREMIEDDPQVGEIARVSIITFSDMATSVLPLCDLGPVVMPVLAPQAGTNFAAAFRIAKKQIEDEIRGLGKGTRFYKPVVFFMSDGEHIAKEDWVEPLRALTDRNWRFNPEIVTFGFADAREDTLGAIATRFAFVAKQGEPASQVKEIMSALTASIRTTSRSFGEPQGGGLQVDVDTSKFTALPVQAV encoded by the coding sequence ATGTCGGAATTCGCCCAGGACGAGCGTCACCCGGTTTTCCCGGTTTTCCTTGTCATCGACGTCTCCTATTCGATGGCGGGCGAGCCGATCGACGCGGTGAACGCCGCGCTGCCGGACCTGCGGGAAATGATCGAAGACGATCCGCAGGTCGGGGAGATCGCGCGGGTTTCGATCATCACCTTCTCCGACATGGCGACGTCCGTGCTGCCGTTGTGCGATCTCGGGCCGGTGGTGATGCCGGTGCTCGCGCCCCAGGCCGGCACCAATTTCGCCGCCGCGTTCCGTATCGCGAAGAAGCAGATCGAAGACGAGATCCGCGGCCTGGGCAAGGGCACGCGGTTCTACAAGCCGGTCGTCTTCTTCATGAGCGACGGTGAGCACATCGCCAAGGAAGACTGGGTGGAACCGCTGCGTGCGCTCACCGACCGGAACTGGCGGTTCAACCCCGAAATCGTCACCTTCGGCTTCGCCGATGCCAGAGAGGACACTCTCGGCGCCATCGCGACGAGGTTCGCGTTCGTGGCGAAGCAGGGGGAGCCGGCTTCGCAGGTGAAAGAGATCATGTCGGCGCTGACCGCGAGCATCCGGACGACGTCGAGGTCGTTCGGCGAGCCCCAGGGCGGTGGCCTCCAGGTCGACGTGGACACCAGCAAGTTCACCGCGCTGCCGGTGCAGGCGGTCTGA
- a CDS encoding DUF4190 domain-containing protein has product MTEHVLPPRPSGPSYEDAPPPPVPVATSGFAIASLVLAIPAISLPLSIGFGIAALVRIRRTGQNGRGLAIAGLAVSGAWLLVLVVGVVLSLLGLKAASPADEFLSAHQGDCLISLDDQRTDLRAVSCDNPHDVEVFATVPLTGDAYPGEDTLRPLAQNACEAARKTYFTSTDPPSYVHTAAHYPGPSDWSAHARTAVCTLESDNMLAGRVVH; this is encoded by the coding sequence ATGACCGAGCACGTGCTGCCGCCGAGACCGTCCGGGCCGAGTTACGAGGACGCGCCACCGCCGCCCGTGCCGGTGGCCACCAGCGGGTTCGCGATCGCGTCGCTGGTGCTGGCGATCCCGGCCATCAGCCTGCCGCTGAGCATCGGCTTCGGGATCGCCGCACTGGTGCGGATCCGCCGGACCGGGCAGAACGGCCGCGGCCTCGCCATCGCGGGGCTGGCGGTCAGCGGCGCGTGGCTGCTGGTGCTCGTGGTGGGCGTTGTGCTGTCACTGCTGGGTTTGAAGGCCGCGAGCCCGGCCGACGAGTTCCTGAGTGCCCACCAAGGCGACTGCCTGATCAGCCTGGACGACCAGCGCACCGACCTCCGGGCCGTCTCCTGCGACAACCCGCACGATGTCGAGGTGTTCGCCACCGTCCCGCTGACCGGCGACGCCTACCCGGGCGAGGACACCCTGCGCCCGCTCGCGCAGAACGCCTGCGAGGCCGCCCGGAAGACGTACTTCACCAGCACCGACCCGCCCTCTTACGTCCACACGGCGGCGCACTATCCCGGGCCGTCGGACTGGTCAGCCCACGCGCGCACCGCAGTCTGCACTCTGGAGAGCGACAACATGCTGGCGGGCCGCGTGGTGCACTGA
- the cobT gene encoding nicotinate-nucleotide--dimethylbenzimidazole phosphoribosyltransferase → MPRFDIPAPDAAARAAAYERLDGLVKPLGALGRLEELAAWLCASHGVVPPRPLDDVRVVVFAGDHGVSALSAYPREVTAAMVRVFLAGRSGVNVLAAQAGARVRVADIAVDWDGSDVPAEVTAHKIRRGSGSIDVEDALAPGEALAAFTAGREIAAEEDGADLLIPGDMGIGNTAVCAAVVAASLGLPAAEVVGTGTGVSEDGLAVKTAAVSAALARAADRVEDPFDRLTALGSACLAATAGFLVEASTRGIPVLLDGVFSGAAALVARDIAPGAEQWWLAGHRSTEPSQAYALKALGLTPILDLGLRLGEGSGAVQAVPTLRAARAIIADMGLLADLA, encoded by the coding sequence GTGCCGCGCTTCGACATCCCCGCGCCCGACGCCGCCGCCCGGGCCGCCGCGTACGAGCGGCTCGACGGCCTGGTCAAGCCGCTCGGCGCGCTCGGCCGCCTGGAAGAGCTGGCGGCCTGGCTGTGCGCCTCGCACGGCGTGGTCCCGCCGCGCCCGCTGGACGACGTGCGGGTGGTCGTGTTCGCGGGCGACCACGGGGTGTCGGCTTTGTCGGCTTACCCGCGCGAGGTGACCGCGGCGATGGTGCGGGTGTTCCTGGCCGGGCGCAGCGGGGTGAACGTGCTCGCCGCGCAGGCCGGGGCGCGGGTGCGGGTCGCGGACATCGCCGTGGACTGGGACGGCTCGGACGTGCCGGCCGAGGTGACCGCGCACAAGATCCGCCGCGGCTCGGGCTCGATCGACGTCGAGGACGCGCTGGCCCCCGGTGAAGCGCTCGCCGCGTTCACCGCGGGCCGCGAGATCGCCGCCGAGGAGGACGGCGCCGACCTGCTCATCCCGGGTGACATGGGGATCGGCAACACCGCGGTGTGCGCGGCCGTGGTCGCGGCGTCGCTGGGCCTGCCGGCGGCGGAGGTCGTCGGCACCGGCACCGGCGTGTCCGAGGACGGCCTGGCGGTGAAGACCGCCGCGGTGTCGGCCGCGCTGGCCCGCGCGGCCGACCGCGTCGAGGACCCGTTCGACCGCCTGACCGCGCTGGGCAGCGCCTGCCTGGCCGCCACCGCGGGCTTCCTGGTGGAGGCCTCGACGCGCGGCATCCCGGTCCTGCTGGACGGCGTCTTCTCCGGCGCAGCCGCCCTGGTCGCGCGCGACATCGCCCCGGGCGCCGAGCAGTGGTGGCTGGCCGGCCACCGTTCGACCGAGCCTTCGCAGGCGTACGCGCTCAAGGCTTTGGGCCTCACGCCGATCCTCGACCTGGGCCTGCGCCTCGGCGAGGGCAGCGGCGCCGTCCAGGCGGTCCCGACCCTTCGCGCGGCCCGGGCGATCATCGCGGACATGGGCCTGCTGGCGGATCTGGCGTGA
- the cobC gene encoding Rv2231c family pyridoxal phosphate-dependent protein CobC, with translation MDEFDLHHHGDREVGPGLVDLAVNVRLPRPPEWLRRELALALDTLAAYPDSTAAAEAVAGRHGRTVAEVLVTAGAAEAFTLLASALRPEHAVVVHPQFTEPEAALRAAGHEVSRVVLSSSDGFTLRPEQVPASADLVFVGNPTNPTSVLHPASTLRALTRPGRLLVVDEAFLDAVPGEAESLAEESLPGVVVLRSLTKTWGLAGLRAGYLLGPPDVVARLSAVQPPWSVSTLAGVATVACCRPAAVEEAEKLAVTAESDREYLVSGLAALGLAVLGDPRGPFVLVRHPDSSLRTRLRDAGYAVRRGDTFPGLGPEHVRLAVRSREVTDGFLAALAALL, from the coding sequence ATGGATGAATTCGACCTGCACCACCACGGTGACCGCGAGGTCGGGCCGGGTTTGGTGGACCTCGCGGTGAACGTCCGGCTGCCCCGGCCGCCGGAGTGGCTGCGGCGAGAACTGGCGTTGGCTCTGGACACGCTCGCTGCGTACCCGGACTCGACGGCGGCTGCCGAGGCGGTCGCGGGACGGCACGGGCGCACGGTCGCGGAGGTGCTGGTGACGGCGGGCGCGGCGGAAGCGTTCACCTTGCTGGCTTCGGCTTTGCGGCCGGAGCACGCGGTGGTCGTCCACCCGCAGTTCACCGAGCCGGAGGCGGCCCTGCGCGCGGCGGGGCACGAGGTTTCGCGCGTCGTACTGTCCTCTTCGGACGGTTTCACGCTGCGCCCGGAGCAGGTCCCCGCGTCGGCTGACCTCGTGTTCGTGGGCAATCCGACGAACCCGACGTCCGTGCTGCACCCCGCGTCGACGCTGCGCGCGCTGACCCGGCCGGGCCGGCTGCTGGTGGTGGACGAGGCGTTCCTCGACGCGGTCCCGGGTGAGGCGGAGAGCCTGGCGGAGGAGTCGTTGCCGGGCGTGGTCGTGCTGCGGAGCCTGACCAAGACCTGGGGCCTGGCGGGCTTGCGCGCGGGTTACCTGCTCGGCCCGCCGGACGTCGTGGCGCGGCTGAGCGCCGTCCAGCCGCCGTGGTCGGTGTCCACTTTGGCCGGTGTCGCCACGGTGGCCTGCTGCCGTCCGGCCGCGGTGGAAGAGGCGGAGAAACTAGCCGTGACCGCGGAATCCGACCGGGAATATCTGGTCTCGGGGTTGGCCGCCCTGGGGTTGGCTGTTCTGGGCGATCCGCGGGGCCCGTTCGTTTTGGTGCGCCACCCCGACTCGTCCTTGCGCACCCGCCTTCGCGACGCCGGTTACGCGGTCCGCCGCGGTGACACCTTTCCCGGTTTGGGCCCGGAACACGTGCGGCTGGCCGTCCGCTCCCGTGAGGTGACGGACGGGTTCCTGGCCGCGTTGGCCGCGTTGCTCTGA
- a CDS encoding protein phosphatase 2C domain-containing protein encodes MPGRHRLECVTPVEPVKHRRLPRDLPALFPAVPEPAGAPRMVADLTFEAPNVGDAQRRVEAAELPSTGLWNLSNVALDAGTLGPFWVSAASVAGRRHGWSGQTRQDSYAVELSRDGAAVVLVVADGLGSRPLSQLGARHLTRSIAGAVAAADLTGLAETGEEVLLAGIERAQQELADVWGPAYGIKDSRALACTIAVVVLPTARSAGPVLVARVGDATVLSATNATDEPFTGIFATGEGPVNVVSASIPSAAVRQEVEIRRLDPAGVGKLVLCTDGLADDVYESPGIRSWLARRWAHPCTERWMLETLSYARVGSQDDRTAVVVWLDPGAEPVTSADAEEAGTDED; translated from the coding sequence ATGCCCGGACGTCACCGGCTGGAGTGCGTCACGCCGGTCGAGCCGGTCAAGCATCGCCGGCTGCCCCGCGACCTGCCTGCGCTGTTCCCGGCCGTGCCGGAGCCGGCTGGGGCGCCGCGAATGGTGGCCGACTTGACGTTCGAGGCACCGAACGTCGGTGATGCGCAGCGGCGGGTCGAAGCGGCCGAGCTGCCGTCGACCGGGCTGTGGAACCTGTCGAACGTGGCGCTCGACGCCGGCACGCTCGGGCCGTTCTGGGTCAGCGCGGCCAGCGTCGCCGGGCGGCGGCACGGCTGGTCGGGGCAGACCCGGCAGGACTCCTACGCCGTCGAGCTTTCGCGCGACGGTGCGGCCGTGGTCCTCGTCGTCGCGGATGGTCTCGGCTCGCGCCCGTTGTCCCAGCTCGGTGCCCGGCACCTGACCCGGTCCATCGCCGGTGCCGTCGCGGCCGCCGATCTCACCGGCCTTGCGGAGACCGGCGAGGAGGTCCTGCTGGCTGGCATCGAACGCGCGCAACAGGAACTCGCCGACGTCTGGGGACCGGCGTACGGGATCAAGGACAGCCGGGCACTGGCCTGCACGATCGCGGTCGTGGTGCTGCCGACCGCTCGGTCCGCGGGCCCGGTGCTGGTGGCCAGGGTCGGCGACGCGACCGTGCTGTCCGCGACGAACGCGACCGACGAGCCGTTCACCGGGATCTTCGCGACGGGCGAGGGACCGGTGAACGTGGTCTCCGCGAGCATCCCGTCCGCTGCCGTGCGGCAGGAGGTCGAGATCCGCCGGCTGGACCCGGCCGGCGTCGGCAAGCTGGTGCTCTGCACTGACGGCCTCGCCGACGACGTCTACGAGTCACCCGGGATCCGGAGCTGGCTGGCCCGGCGCTGGGCGCACCCGTGCACCGAGCGCTGGATGCTCGAAACGCTGAGCTATGCCCGGGTGGGCTCCCAGGACGACCGCACGGCCGTGGTCGTCTGGCTCGATCCCGGAGCCGAGCCGGTCACTTCCGCCGACGCCGAGGAGGCGGGCACCGATGAGGATTGA
- a CDS encoding bifunctional adenosylcobinamide kinase/adenosylcobinamide-phosphate guanylyltransferase codes for MTKLTNRLATHCETLARALRRYRREDGKVLVLGGVRSGKSRHAERLVAHHPHLVYVAPGLPPSEDDPDWAARVAAHKARRPAHWTTVETTDLATVLRTATGPLLIDCLGTWLSRVLDEVGAWRQKPGWERRLDDRLEDFLAAWTQARVPVVAVSNEVGSGVVPATSSGRLFRDVLGALNNRVSAESDRVSLVVAGRVLDLP; via the coding sequence ATGACCAAGCTGACCAACCGGCTCGCGACGCACTGCGAGACCCTGGCGCGCGCCCTACGCCGGTACCGCCGCGAGGACGGCAAGGTGCTGGTCCTGGGCGGCGTCCGCTCGGGGAAGTCGCGGCACGCGGAGCGGCTCGTCGCGCATCACCCGCACCTCGTCTACGTCGCGCCCGGCCTGCCGCCGAGCGAGGACGACCCGGACTGGGCGGCGCGCGTCGCCGCGCACAAGGCCCGCCGTCCCGCGCACTGGACCACGGTGGAGACCACGGATCTGGCGACGGTCCTGCGCACGGCCACCGGCCCGTTGCTGATCGACTGCCTCGGCACCTGGCTTTCCCGGGTGCTCGACGAGGTCGGCGCGTGGCGGCAGAAGCCGGGCTGGGAGCGCCGCCTCGACGACCGGCTGGAGGACTTCCTGGCCGCGTGGACGCAAGCGCGGGTGCCGGTGGTCGCGGTCAGCAACGAGGTCGGCAGCGGTGTGGTGCCCGCGACGTCGTCCGGGCGGCTGTTCCGTGATGTGCTGGGCGCACTCAACAACCGGGTGTCCGCCGAGTCCGACCGGGTTTCACTGGTCGTCGCGGGACGGGTGCTCGACCTGCCGTAA
- a CDS encoding cobyric acid synthase: MTGLLVAGTTSDAGKSLVTAGICRWLARRGVRVAPFKAQNMSNNSMVCADGAEIGRAQWLQARAARVEPEAAMNPVLLKPGSDRRSHVIALGRPFGTLEAGEYATGRAGLAQIAFDAFAGLSARFDVVVCEGAGSPAEINLRAGDYVNMGLARRFSLPVLVVGDIDRGGVLASMFGTLALLSREDQALVAGWVVNKFRGDVGLLRPGLDSLEKVTGRPVLGVLPWLDRVWIDSEDALAAAGWRREARDGARGLHVAVVRFPRASNATDVDALAAEPGVTVSLTADPDAVAAADLVVLPGSRATVDDLRWLRERGLADAVVTRAAAGRPVLGICGGYQMLAESIEDDVESGVGRVEGLGLLPTHVTFAGEKVLGRPSGTWRGHRVDAYEIHHGIAAPADAESFLDGHRVGAVWGTTWHGALENDGFRRAWLTEVAAQARVPWSPVPGAPGFADLREEMLERLADAVESELDTDKLLALLDSGAPDGLPFVPPGAP; the protein is encoded by the coding sequence ATGACCGGGCTGCTGGTCGCCGGCACCACCTCCGACGCCGGCAAGAGCCTGGTCACCGCCGGGATCTGCCGCTGGCTGGCGCGCCGCGGTGTGCGAGTGGCGCCGTTCAAGGCGCAGAACATGTCCAACAACTCCATGGTGTGCGCGGACGGCGCCGAGATCGGCCGGGCGCAATGGCTCCAGGCGCGCGCGGCGCGAGTGGAGCCCGAGGCGGCGATGAACCCGGTGCTGCTCAAACCGGGCAGCGACCGGCGCAGCCACGTGATCGCGCTCGGCCGGCCGTTCGGCACGCTGGAGGCCGGCGAGTACGCCACCGGCCGGGCCGGGCTGGCGCAGATCGCCTTCGACGCGTTCGCCGGGCTGAGCGCCCGGTTCGACGTGGTCGTCTGCGAGGGCGCGGGCAGCCCCGCGGAGATCAACCTGCGCGCCGGCGACTACGTGAACATGGGCTTGGCGCGACGGTTTTCCCTGCCGGTGCTGGTGGTCGGCGACATCGACCGCGGCGGGGTGCTGGCGTCGATGTTCGGCACGCTCGCCCTGCTCTCGCGCGAGGACCAGGCGCTGGTGGCGGGCTGGGTGGTGAACAAGTTCCGCGGTGACGTCGGCCTGCTGCGCCCGGGCCTGGACAGCCTGGAGAAGGTGACCGGCCGCCCGGTGCTCGGGGTGCTGCCGTGGCTGGACCGCGTGTGGATCGACTCCGAGGACGCGCTCGCCGCCGCGGGCTGGCGGCGCGAGGCGCGTGACGGGGCGCGCGGCCTTCACGTGGCCGTGGTGCGGTTCCCGCGCGCGTCCAACGCCACCGACGTCGACGCCCTCGCGGCCGAGCCCGGCGTGACCGTGAGCCTGACCGCCGATCCGGACGCGGTCGCCGCGGCGGACCTGGTGGTGCTGCCCGGATCCCGGGCCACTGTGGACGATCTGCGCTGGCTCCGCGAGCGGGGACTGGCTGACGCCGTCGTCACGCGCGCCGCCGCGGGACGGCCGGTTTTGGGGATCTGCGGGGGTTACCAGATGCTGGCGGAATCCATTGAGGACGACGTCGAGTCCGGCGTGGGCCGCGTCGAAGGGCTAGGTCTGCTGCCGACCCACGTGACCTTCGCGGGGGAGAAGGTGCTCGGCCGCCCGTCCGGCACCTGGCGCGGACACCGGGTCGACGCCTACGAGATCCACCACGGCATCGCTGCTCCGGCCGACGCCGAGTCCTTTCTGGACGGTCACCGAGTCGGCGCGGTCTGGGGCACGACGTGGCACGGCGCGTTGGAGAACGACGGATTCCGGCGGGCCTGGCTCACGGAGGTCGCGGCCCAGGCCCGGGTGCCGTGGTCCCCGGTCCCGGGCGCGCCGGGTTTCGCCGACCTGCGCGAGGAGATGCTGGAACGGCTCGCGGACGCCGTCGAGTCCGAATTGGACACCGACAAGCTGTTGGCACTGCTGGATTCCGGTGCTCCGGATGGGCTGCCGTTCGTCCCGCCCGGCGCACCGTGA